TGCGACAGGCGCGCCGTGAGGTCCGTGACGTGCTCGTCACAGCCGCTCACACGGTGCCCCTGCGCCGACAGCAGCCGCGCGAAGGCACTCATGCCAATGCCGCCCGCCCCCATCAGGTGATAGTGCAGGGCCTCGGGACGGGAAGAATCGATTGAGGACGCCGCGGCCACGCCGGGCGGGAAAACAGCTTCAGGAAGGTCAGTCATGATCGGGTGGGGGCCCATTAACGCAGGTGCCGTTCGATCAGGTCCGCAAAACGCCCCGCCGCACCCGTCTGGGCCCGCCCGAGCGCCGCCTCTGCCATCGAGGCGCGCGTCCCCGCTGCCGCACACTCTAACACCGCCCGCCCCAGCGCTTCCGAGGCGTTCTTCTGCTCCACCACGAGCCCCGCCCCCGCCGACTGCACCGCCTGCGCGTTATGGAACTGATGGTTCTCCGCCGACTCCGGCAGCGGCACCATGATCAGCGGCACCCCGTGATACGCCGCCTCCGCCAGCGTGCTCGTGCCCGCGCGCGTGACCGCGAGGTCCGCCACGGACCACGCTGCTACGGCGTCCACGAAGCCCGCCGCCTCGTACCACTCCAGGTCCTGCACGCCCGGCGCGACCTCCGAGAGCCAGCGCGGCCCGGTCGAGTGCAGCACCTGCACCCCACCCCCCGCGCCCCCCGCACCCGTGAAGTCCAGATCCACCAGCCCGCGCGACGGCGCGCTCCCCGGCGGCAGCAGCCCCTCCGGGCCGAACACGTGCCGCAGTACGTCCGGCACCGTCTGGTTCAGGAACAGCGACCCCTGCGACCCGCCCATCACGAAGATCGTCAGCGGCCCCTCCTGCAAGCCCAGGCGCGCCAGCGCCTCCGCGCGCGGCAGGCGCTCCTCACGCACCGGCATGCCCACCATCGTCGCCAGCGCCGGGTCCAGGCCGATCACGCGCTCGTACGCCGTGCCCACCGCCCGCGCCTTGCGGACCGCCAGCCGCTGCGTCAGGCCCAGCCGGGCATTCTGCTCGTGCAGCACCGTCGGCACACCCAGACTCTGTGCGGCCAGCACCCCCGGCAGGCTCGCGAAGCCGCCGTACCCCACCACCACGCCCGGCTTCAGGCGCCCCAGCAGCGAGCGGGCCTGCAGCACGCCCTGACCGGCCCGCAGCAGCTCCCGCGGGTCCGGGCGGCCCTGCCCGCTGCGCGCCAGTTTCCCGGCGTCCACGCCCTCGAACGGCAGGCCCTGCTCGCGCGCCACGCGCTCCTCCATGCCCCCACGCTGCCCCAGCAGCAGCACCTTATGCCCTCGGCGCGACAGCTCCCGCGCCGTCGCCACCGCCGGATAGATGTGCCCCCCCGTGCCCCCCGTCGCCATCACAACCAGACTCATCGCGGGCGAGTCTAGCCCGTCAGGGGTGTGGGTTGTAGGCAGTGGGAAGTGGTGAGTGGTGAGTGGGCAGTGGAACCCGAGCCGCTCAGTCGGGAGCGGTCATGGGGCAACGACAGGAAGGGGAGACGACCACACCGCGTCGCCTCCCCCCAGGACACGGGGCGGGTCATCCAGCCGACCCACTCCCCACTGCCCACTCCCTACTGCCCCAAGCTCAGTCGAACAGGTCACCCAGCGCGCGGCCCACGCCGCCGCTGCTGTGGCTGTCGCCGCCGACCATCCCGGCGTCGAACTCCTCGTACGGCTGCACGACCACGAAGCCGTCGCCCT
The Deinococcus sedimenti DNA segment above includes these coding regions:
- the murG gene encoding undecaprenyldiphospho-muramoylpentapeptide beta-N-acetylglucosaminyltransferase; the protein is MSLVVMATGGTGGHIYPAVATARELSRRGHKVLLLGQRGGMEERVAREQGLPFEGVDAGKLARSGQGRPDPRELLRAGQGVLQARSLLGRLKPGVVVGYGGFASLPGVLAAQSLGVPTVLHEQNARLGLTQRLAVRKARAVGTAYERVIGLDPALATMVGMPVREERLPRAEALARLGLQEGPLTIFVMGGSQGSLFLNQTVPDVLRHVFGPEGLLPPGSAPSRGLVDLDFTGAGGAGGGVQVLHSTGPRWLSEVAPGVQDLEWYEAAGFVDAVAAWSVADLAVTRAGTSTLAEAAYHGVPLIMVPLPESAENHQFHNAQAVQSAGAGLVVEQKNASEALGRAVLECAAAGTRASMAEAALGRAQTGAAGRFADLIERHLR